CTGCTTGTTTGTTGAGGATATTGACTTAGGAATCGTTCCTGCTCATTAAAACTTATATCAATTACACAAGTAATCTGACTAGAAATCGTTTTAGTTCATCGTTTCACGGAAACCGAACGAGCCAAGGCATACAACTATTATGCTCTATTTGGATGTCAATATTAGAAGATATGAAATTGAATTGAGTTTAATACCAAATTAGCCATAGCattgaaataaaatataattctGATTCTATTGTTTGGATGTCACTGAATTGAAGTTTTGAATTGATTTCACCCAATACAGAAGGCTTACACTCTATATTAGAAGAGGTGGTTTCTAGTTATAATCTTATTGTAAGAACTTGGATCTCTGATTTTAAATCTTAATTTCATATGTAACTAAATAACAGATTTTAAGAAAACTGATTTCAATTTTTAATTCAGTGTTCCAATAGCTACATGCAAACAGGTATTAAAATCAGATCGGAGTATCGGACTCTCGTATCCGAGTCGATCTCCGCTCCGGTGGCGATCGGAGGGCACGAGCACGATGACAGGTGGGTCCCGCTGCCTCGCGGGCACGGTGCACCGTTGGATTCGTTCCATGGTCTACATGCCAGTGAGAAAGTGCACGGGGACTCTAGAGTAAACCCCGGTGCCAccgacggcggcggcgacgaATCGAGCAGGCgcggcggccatggcggcggcggtTGAGAGCGTGGTGGTGGTCCATAACGTGGCGAAGCGGCACAACGTGGGGACGCTGGCGCGGAGCGCGACGGCGTTCGGCGTCGCGGAGGTGGTCGTCGTCGGCCGCCGCGATGTCAGCGCCTTTGGCAGCCATGGCGCCACCTCGCACCTTCGCTTCCGTCACTTCGTCTCTCTCGCGCTCGCCCGCGCCTACCTCAAGGCAAGCAGGCGAGCAGATCCTGGCCTCTCCAACCCCTAAACCCTATCCTTTTGCTTCGTTTTTGCCCGACATGTGTTTTTTCGTGTCGTTGCAGGATGAGAGAGGATGTGACATTTGCGGCGTGGAAATCACCGACGACGCGCAGCCGGTGACCGCCCACCCGTTCCGTCGGAGCACTGCGTTCCTCTTCGGCAATGAGGTTGGTCGAATTCTCCGCATTCAGCACCGATTTTATTTTTTTCGTGTGCGATGCGATTTAGAACGAAAGAAATGGTGGTACCGCTCAATTTCGTGGGCTGGAAGGAAAATAATTAGCTCCTAGTCTCATATTCACTGTCATTTTCTCTTGTTCGTTGGCCATAGGAACAATTATATATTGTTCAGAAGACCATATCCCTTCAAAATAGTTCGTTGTGATATTTCTATTAGGCATCTGTTGAAGGCAATACTATGTAGTATAATTAACTTGCTTCACCAGAGTGCAAATGTAAAGAAAAATGCATCTCTTGTTCTCTTACACGAACACCGCAAACTGTAGTGTTTATGTCAGTTGCAGAATACCGTTGGATAGCATGAAAACATGTTAGCTGGGGATGTGATTTAGATGCTGCTAGTGAAATTCTATAAGTGCTGCTGTATGATGCTATCCTAACTTTCTATCGCTTCCAAATACTAGAATATGGGAATCTGTTAAAATACCACTGGACATTAGCTTGACCAAGTTGTAATACAATGTAATAGTTAACTTAAATAAGGGTACCATTTGAAGTTATTGTTCTGCCACCAAAGCCAAATACCAAAACAGGCAGAGGAAAGAAGAAATTAGCCCTGTGCGGCTGTGCCTCAGGGCAGAAGCCAGAAAGAATGCCATGGCCTTACATGAATATAAGCATAGGGCCTTTTCTACTTTACTTGTGAAAGAAGAAAGATATAGATCATGGATTTATTTCACATTAAGTTGGTAACCATACCTGTAGCACCATACTGCTTGGTTTACTTTAAGATGTTCTGCTGAGCACTATAACGTTCCAGTTATTGGTTTAAATAAATTTTCTATAGTCCTTATTAGTACACAGGTATACCTAACAATTTTATGCCTTTTATTCTAATGAGATTCTGCCATTCCTTTTTTGGTTTCATTTTGTAGGGTACTGGACTTTCACAAAAAGAGTGCGAGATCTGTGACTTCTTTGTCTACATCCCTCAGTATGGTGGTGGAACTGCATCTCTCAACGTTACTGTTGCAGCTTCAATTGTTCTCCACCACTTTGGGGGTAAAAATCCACTCTACTCCAGTCACCACAGCACTCTTTTTTCTGTAATATATTGAAGTGTTAAATGTTGGAATGTGCAAAGTAGCAAAAGTCAAATCATGTTCTTGCTTTTGAACCTAACTGTTTTATGGAGCTTTAGGGTGCCAAATTTCCATGTTCTTACTCTAAATAGTCATGTTCTCCCTGCCAGACATGGTTAAGGAATTATTTGCATACatactaagggtgtgtttggtttctagggactaatttttagtccctccattttattccattATTCCATTGTAGTCTCTAAATTGCAAACtatggaaactaaaatagagttttatccGCAAGTGTCGCTTTGATTCAGACTCTTCGGCCCCACATCTCTTAAACATGAGCACATGGAGTACTATTAGCGCTAGGCCGCTAGCGCATGCGGAACCATGGGGATGAACCAAACTATGCATGCAGAACGAGGTCACACAAAGCGGAACTCAAACACATCCTGTGGATGGAACACGTAGATCAACCTTGGACTACTTTCCCACCCCAAAGACATAGATCAACCCAAAATACGTAGATCAACTCTGGATGGGTGCTCGTTTTAGCTTGTTACATCATATCAGTCGTGGCATCTTTTGGTATTATGATGACCATCTTCAGTGTGGGTTATGGCCATAAACTGTGCATAAAGCTGGCTGTTGTTAATGGTTGCAGAGTACATTAACTTATTTTCTGTTTTGGGTTTTTCTGCTTAAGATGATGAAATAAATCGCTTCTATGAAACAGAAGAACTTATTACTGGGGTAATGTATAATTTCTTGTAACTCTCCAATCATGCCACTCTAGTGTGTAGCAGTGAACTGAAGCATCCTTGATAACAAGTCTGCGTCCACCTTGCCAGAAACCTGGGGACCGATGCTTATCTTTTGGTTCCATCACAGGCTGATTTCCCCTTTAGGCTCTGTTCGTTTTGTGCTGATCCATAGGGATTGAGGGGGATCAAATCCCCTACAAGTTAAAATCCTCTTCAATCCCTTCCAATCCACCTCAATCCCTATGGTTTTGGGATCAAACGAACATGGCCTTATTGGCTACAGTACCGTAGAGAAGCATTACATGTTAGAGATACTCTTGGATCACGATTCACAAGCACATGTTCACATTCTAGGTTCTGAGTTTGAACATGATATTCTGATGGCCATCTGAATCTAGAGTCAGTTAACTGTTCGGATTTCGTTATTGTAGCCACCTAATTCCTTGCATCGCTTTTTTCAGTCTGGGCTGGCTTTACTGAACGAGGCCGAGAGGGCAACAAATTCGTGGTCGCTGAAAGACCACAGGGGCACTCGAGGGGACTTTACTGTACAGACTCGGTTGAAGCAGTGGTTGAAGAGCGGAAAATGCGAAAAGAAAATGCCTGCGATGTACTCGAGGAAAATGGGTGCAGCCACCTTCAGGAATCAAACGGTCTAGACTTGATGTTTGCAGACTAGAGTATGACAACATGTTATCCCATCTCTGATGTTAAATCTACTCCCTGCATCCTCATTGATGGCACAAAGTTGCAATACAGAACATGACAGGGcttatgagagagagagagagagagaaatttATCCTGACACACATGTATGGTTCACATTTGGTTGTCTTCTTAAAACAAGACGCGACAAGATATTTTTTTTACATAATCTACAACTCACAGTTATTTCAACCAAATAGCCTTCATCCTTATTTCAGTTCACAGCAGCTTTCTCATAACTCAAATCAGATTTTAGGGAATCTTAGGGAATACGAAACAGGCATTAGTACTACAAACTGATTTACGTCGCTTTCAGCAAATTCTGGATTGTGCCACAGCTTGTCGCTGGCTATTTCTGACAAATGCAGCATAGTTTGGAACCATGAATCCCAGTCCTAGCAGCATAGTTTGGAACCATGTGATCTGCACGTCACTGCCATGTACTACAAGTCTTGCGTACCGATCTCGGCATCTCTGAAATTTCCAAACGCTGTCACTTCAGCCTGTTCGTTTTTTTCTAGTCAAAAACACTTGCCGCCGGCAAATTCCGACCATGCGACAAATTAAGCATAATTTCAGAAATAGAGGCCTACCAACCAAGCATCTCGGTTTGGTTATTTATCCAAACTCCAAAACTACGAGACCCTCTCGCATCTCGGTATCTCTGAATTTTACACGCACTAGTGGCAAATTTCCAAACGCAGTCGCTTGAGCCTGTTACATTTTTCGGCCAAGTCCAAAGACTTCGTGGCCAGCCAGAGACTTCGATCGATCTACGGCGATTGCACCTCACGTCGGAAGCAGCACCGGAGCTCGCGCGTCCAGGCGCCGGCCACCATGACGTTGACGACGGTCGCATTCACCGTGCGCCGGGGGGAGCCGGCGCTCGTCGGCCCCGCCGCGCCGACGCCGCGCGAGACGAAGCGCCTGTCCGACATCGACGACCAGGAGACGCTGCGCGGGCAGATGCCGTTCCTCTTCTTGTACCGCGGCGGGGTGCACGTGCGTGCCGACGACGACGACCCGGCGTGTGTGATCCGCCGCGCGCTCGGCGAGGCGCTGGTGCCGTTCTACCCGCTCGCGGGGCGGCTGCGGGAGGTGGAGGGCCGGAAGCTGGTCGTCGACTGCACCGGCGAGGGGGTGCTGTTTGTGGAGGCCGACGCTGACGTGCGGTTGGACGAACTGGAGGCGACCGGGCTGAGGCCGCCGTTCCCGTGCATGGACCAGCTGCTGTTCGACGTGGACGGCTCCAGCGGCGTGCTCCACTGCCCCCTGCTGCTCATCCAGGTACCCCACCAGTTTTGCCGCAAACAAAAAAAAAAAGCTTTCAGACAATCAGTGGTGTGCGATATGATATGATACGATGGTCTCGTCGATCACCAGGTGACCCGGCTGCTCTGCGGCGGCTTCGTCCTCGCGCTCCGCCTCAACCACACCATCTGCGACGCCATCGGCCTCGCCCAGTTCATGTCCGCCGTGGCCGAGCTCGCCCGCGGCCTCCCCGCGCCGACCGTGGCGCCCGCATGGTCCCGCGAGCTCCTCGAAGCGCGCAACCCACCGAAGCCGGCGTTCCCTCACCGCGAGTTCGACGTGGCGCCACCTCCGCCACCCCCACCGCCGGGCGACATGGTGACGCGGACCTTCACCTTCAGCCCAGCCGACGTCGCCGCGATCAAGCGCGCCCTCCCGCTGGCTCTCCGCGAGGCGGCCACGACCTTCGAGGCGCTGACGGCGGCCCTCTGGCGCGCGCGCACGGCGGCGCTGGCGCCCCCTCACGACGCGGAGGCGCGGCTGGTGTCCATTGTCAGCTTTCGTGGCCTTCCCGAGCTGGCGCTCCCCGCGGGTTACTACGGCAACGCGTGCGTGCCCGTGGCCGCGCTCACCACCGCGGGGGCACTGCTGGCGGGGTCGCTGGGCGACGCGGTGGCGCTGGTGCGGGGGACCAAGGCGGCGGTCACCGCCGAGTACGTGCGGTCCACGCTGGACCTGCTGGTGCTGCGGGGGCGGCCGTGCGTGGCG
This portion of the Zea mays cultivar B73 chromosome 2, Zm-B73-REFERENCE-NAM-5.0, whole genome shotgun sequence genome encodes:
- the LOC100285504 gene encoding uncharacterized protein LOC100285504, which gives rise to MAAAVESVVVVHNVAKRHNVGTLARSATAFGVAEVVVVGRRDVSAFGSHGATSHLRFRHFVSLALARAYLKDERGCDICGVEITDDAQPVTAHPFRRSTAFLFGNEGTGLSQKECEICDFFVYIPQYGGGTASLNVTVAASIVLHHFGVWAGFTERGREGNKFVVAERPQGHSRGLYCTDSVEAVVEERKMRKENACDVLEENGCSHLQESNGLDLMFAD
- the LOC100281743 gene encoding taxadien-5-alpha-ol O-acetyltransferase — its product is MTLTTVAFTVRRGEPALVGPAAPTPRETKRLSDIDDQETLRGQMPFLFLYRGGVHVRADDDDPACVIRRALGEALVPFYPLAGRLREVEGRKLVVDCTGEGVLFVEADADVRLDELEATGLRPPFPCMDQLLFDVDGSSGVLHCPLLLIQVTRLLCGGFVLALRLNHTICDAIGLAQFMSAVAELARGLPAPTVAPAWSRELLEARNPPKPAFPHREFDVAPPPPPPPPGDMVTRTFTFSPADVAAIKRALPLALREAATTFEALTAALWRARTAALAPPHDAEARLVSIVSFRGLPELALPAGYYGNACVPVAALTTAGALLAGSLGDAVALVRGTKAAVTAEYVRSTLDLLVLRGRPCVALANLFLVSDNRRAEFHRLDLGWGVPAYGGPAVALFGLSFFVQAGNGDDVAVLMALPRPAMDHFASEVETLLKA